DNA sequence from the Camelus dromedarius isolate mCamDro1 chromosome 24, mCamDro1.pat, whole genome shotgun sequence genome:
AGCACCAGCCCTCAGATTTCTGTTAATGAGTTTTCTTGCCACTGCTGTTACGACATCTGGTGAACCCCACCACCTTGAACTGTGGGCACAGCTTCTGCCGGCACTGCCTAGCCCTATGGTGGGTCTCTTCGAAGAAAACAGAGTGTCCAGAGTGCAGAGAGAAATGGGAAGGTTTCCCCAAAGTCAATATTCTCCTCAGGTAATGCTCTGTCCATATCCGTAGCACATAGAGCTTGCACAGTGTGGTTCCTCTTGATGGGAGCACTCATGGTGGAAAAGGCCGGAGACATGGAGCCCACCTGCTTGGTGGGGTTTCTCACCTCCTGGAATGTGAGTCAGGGCGCTCAGGGACCTGAAGTCCAGACTCCCTTCCTCACAGGTGACcgtgatttatttattatttattagaaatgaaggaaaagaagaaacttgttatcaGACCATTGTCTATAACCCTTTGTCATATAATACTTCTTTCTGATTTATATTCACTGAAAACACCCAAAGTCTAATAGAGAAAATGATCTAACTGTAAAATTTTCTGAATAACCAGTTTGCTGATTTTTATAATCTTTGACTAAACTCCGTTGCATTTGTCACATTAATAGTTTCTCATGCGTGGCATCACGCAGCAAACGGCGAGACCTTCAGGTAGCAGGTTCTCGTCTGCTTCATTCTGTTCCTGTTCATCGTGTTCCTGTGAGATCTCTGAGGCTAAAATCCTTCTCTCTTCTGTTGTCTTCTTGACAGAAACAGAGTACCAGAAAGTTCCATGAAGACATTAACGCAGCGTTCTCTTCTTCACAGGAGATGTGTTTACAAACACTTTGCTGTGACCTGTCAGCCTTGGTTTACCTGCTGGTTAATCTTAACCTGAAAAAGGTTTCTCTGAGGTGTAGAGTTGAAAATGAAGAGCCCTATAGTATGACCTGATGGTTGATCTAACTCTTACTACTGAACTTCCCTCTTtttttatgaattaatttttaataacataaGCAGTACATGTATACAgtcatttacattctttttaaaaaacaagaacattGCTGATAAAGACTCCTTTgactcctcctcccccatcttacaattcctccttcctttttctcagaGTAACTTCATTTGTGACTTAGTTgtgatttttcagatttttaaaaatacatttatgtgcCAATAGGAAATGCAGGTATTTTCTCATGTCAGTGGTGGACTGTGTTTCTACAGTTTACTATTTCATTCAACAGTATACTTGACTTACATTGATTCGTCTTGATACATAGTAAATATCcagtaaattcatttttaaaattatgtaatgttccattgtatgaatatgccaTACAGGTTCTTGTGTTTTATTCAGCTGTTTCTTTAACAGTGGACACATCAGTGTTTCTCATTTGTTGCTGTTACCAGCAGGGCCATAACCAATCCTCTTGTCCATTCTTCTAGAATGCTTGTGTATTGTTAAATGTtgatattagttttatttttgcctcTAAACATTGTGTGTTTAGTCAAACAActgtcttgtgattttttttttctgttcttcttagGGATGCcattgaaaaattatttcctgaTGCCATTAAAATGCGATTTGAAGACATTCAGCAGAATAATGACATAGTCCAGAGTCTTGCCGCCTTTCAGAAGTATGGGAATGATCAGATTCCAATAGCTCCCAACGCAGGCCGAGCGCatcagcagagaggagggggatTCTTTTCCGGAGTGCTCACAGCTTTAACTGGTGTGGCGGTAagtttgtctctgtctctcttcctcccacgGTTTCCACTGAAGTTAGTTCTGTTGAAATATACCTAAATGATTAATGATGTGACCACGTGTGGTAATTCACTGCATCCAGTGAAGCCTGGGGGTGTTGCTTATGCAAGTATATACAACGTAATATTCAGAGCCCCATAAATGTTACCCCTTGTCCCATTTCATTCTCCTCACAACCTATGCTATAGGCACCATTAGTATTTTTGTAGAGAGGAGAAAAATGGTGCAGAAAGGTGTTAGGACTGGAACTGGAGAGCATGTCTTGAGCACAGCACTTTACTACTTCCAGTGTAGACTAGTTTCTTAAGTTCCATCTATGCCACAAAAATCTCAACTTTACAAATTTTCCAATAGAAAAGGCATATGTGTCAGTTATGTTGTCCAGATTGATGGGGTCAAGGGTGCAGTGTTCCCGGATGCCCTGTAGTGAGTCCCAGTCCTGTCTCTGTTCCTTGACATCCCAAGAATCAGCAGAGAGGTGAGCCCCCTGGAGATTGTGCTCCCTGGATCTCTGTGGCTGTGGTGTTACCCAGCACCTGGCTTCTGGCTTCCGTGTACGCAAACTTGGCATCATTCCCTTCAAGCTCAGCctcttcccttcccagcctcacacTCACGTATTTAGAAACTGGCATCTCAAATCTTTCTGTGGAATAAGGTCCCTGTCTCTCTTCCGTAGGTGGTCCTGCTCGTGTATCACTGGAGCAGCAGGGAATCTGAGCATGACCTCCTGGTCCACAAGCCTGTGACCAAATGGACAGCAGAAGAAGTTGTCCTCTGGCTGGAGCAGCTGGGCCCTTGGGCCTCTCTCTACAGAGACAGGTTTTTATCTGAAAGAGTCAATGGAAGGTGAGGAGCAAAATCTTCGCTACATCactgacatttttttaaacacttttattgagatacagcccacataccataaaattcacccacttacagtttttaatatattcacagatatgtgcagccatcaccacagtctGGTTgtagaacattctcatcacccccaaaaagaaAGCTCTTGCTAAAGACAGTCAGTCCTCATTTTCTCAGCCCCCGGCAACCAcctttctgctttctgtctctatggatttgcctgttcagAGTATTTCCatccttcattcatccattcttcaGATGATGGACATTTGGAGTGATTCCACTTGGAGACTATTATGAACAATCCTGCTCTGATCATTTGTATACAGGTTCTTGTGTGGACACATCTTCAATACTCAGTAATGCTCtcttggagtggaattgctgggtcattacATAACTGTGTTTACCTTTTGGGGAGCCCCTgaactgttttctaaagcagctgtaccattttatgtcATTGACATTTTAACGGTTTGTTTCTTCCTGATTATAAAAagtaacattatttatttatctaaaaataataatgtagaaCTGTAGGATATTAGAAATGAAATACCTTCATAATCCTGCTCTTCAGAGAAAACCACTGTTATCAGCTTGCTGGAcaccttttcagattcttttcaatgtTTATACACATAGAAATGTGttacttacttttttaaactggaaatacAATTGTACTAAGCAGAcctgtgtttatatgtatatgtatgtatgtgtgtatgtgcatatgctAGAGTCTATTGAATCAATCTCTACTGCCAACACACATTTgtggtgtttcctttttttctgctccAGACAGTTCCAAACTACATTGTGCAGATGCCCTGAGGAATCCATTAGTTTGAGGACCCCACTGATGGGCTGTGGGGCAGCCTGCTTCTGCCCATCAGCAGATCCCCCTGCCCTTTCCAGAGCTCGGTCTGTCTTTACTGGGGTGTCTGCCTTCCTTGGAGGGACCACGGAGGAATGTCACTTAGACCAGCAGGCAGTGCTGAGAGCAGGTTCTCTAACCCTTTGGAGTCAGATGTTCAGTCCACTCAaggcctggctgcctggctgccCCGCcgtccccaccccaaccctcacCCCCGGCCATTTTTCCCCCTAATCTGAGTTTCAACACTTGACTCTCCATTGAGAAAGCAAAAGGCTcacactttgtctttttttttttgtaagaattaGCGccacctcccccaacctccaGAATTGtggtttaaaacattttctacctAAGTTCATATAATGTGTCTTTTCATAACTGCCTTTCTTCCAGAGGGTAGAGTCCTAAAACTGCAATTACTGAGTGAGAGGGAACAGACCTTTTCAGCTTTAGTAAATATCACCAGATGGCCCACAAAAGGCCGTCCGTTTCCACTCCTCCAGCAGTGCTCGTGCACACCTGCTGGTCTCCCCACTGCCAGCGCTCAGGAATCGCTGTGGAGGGGGGTTCGCGTTTTCTGGTGGAAGAGAACAGATAAGGGAtctacagttatttttatttgatcGTTACCTCAAAACAACTACTCGTTACCTCAAAACAACTACTCTTAAGGTCATGTTTTACTggatttctgtccttttttttttttcctatacgtacactttaaaaatagaaaggattGGTTAAGAGAATCAGTGATGATATATCAGAGTATTTGCAGATGGTTGCTGGCAAATAGTAAGCATTCAGTTGTTTGctgttaaaattatttcatatattagGTGTCTTACCTGACCTCAAGCTTGAAGTGTTTATTTGTGTTGGTAAGATGGAGCTCTGACTGTGGAAAGTTTGCTTCCAGGATATAATCTCCAAAGAAAtctcctcctgtctccttccccaccccccttcccacAGGCTGCTTTTAACTTTGACCGAGGAAGAATTTTCCAGGGCACCTTATACCATAGAGAACAGCAGCCACCGGCGAGCTATCCTCATGGAACTGGAGCGAGTCAAAGCACTGGGTGTGAAGCCCCCCCAAAACCTCTGGGAATATAAGGTGAACCCTTTACTCTTTCAATTGGAAAAAAAGTATAGAGAGCCAGGCAGCACTTCTCTGCCTGTCCCCTGCTCAGGAACGCATCACAGACACACTCGAGgccccccgcctccccaccctccctctgcccGGCTGGGTATCCTCCCTGGGAGGGTTTTCCCACCTGTGTTACGAGTGTGTATCCAGTGCTAGGAACACTGTTCTAGGTTTCTAACTGTAACATAAGAGGCACCAACTGAGCTGATCCTCCTGCAAGCAGCTTTTACCCCTGGCTCCCGTTCACCCATGTTCTCTCCTGTGCCGTATTCACTCCACTGCATGCGTGTATGACAGTTTACGCAGTCTCCTGTTGATGGgcactgaggttgtttccatttaCGAGAAACAGGGCTGCTGTGGACATTCTTGGAAAGTTCATAAGCTCATCTGTAAGACTTTCTTTATGCTAGACTCTGAGGAATGGGATTACTAGCTCACAAGGAATGCACATCTTCACCCTTACTAGATGTTGATAAATTGTCCCTCAGTGTGACGATACCAACTGGTTCTCCTTACAGAGAGGATTTAGTGAATACTGCACTGTAAAAcgagtattcttttttttctaagttgtaGGATATCTGGACTACACAGACCTATACCCTAAaaaattttgtggaaaaaaagaagtacaaataACCAATAAGTTTATGGGGGGAAGTAAGTGCTCACTGATAATTAAAGTGCAAACTCCAACAACCAGCTGGCATCGTTTTCACCTGTGACATCATCaatggtgagaacatttaatagTACGAGGAAAGAGGTGCTCGGGTTTGCAGTTCCTAAGTTGATGCAGTCTCTTTGGAGAGCAGTTTGTTAATAACTATTAAAAGTTAAACGGGttcagggagggtgtagctcagtggtagagtgcatgcttagcatgcacgaggccctgagttcaatccccagtacttccagtaaaaataaataaataaataaatctaatggcctccccctccccccaaaacaaaacaaaataaaaattagggaaaaaaaaaagtaaatggttggaggtcatttaaaaaaaaaagttaaacggCACCTACTCTTTGATCTACAGTTTCACTTCTCTGTGTTCAGAGCACAGGCAGCACCGTGCCGTGTCAGGAGCACGGCTCGGGCGCCTGACTCCAGGCTCCTCCGAGGGCACACGGACTGTGGGAACACCAAACACCCGGGCCCTGGTGCCCGTTTCCTCCTCAACCAGTAACCCTATAGAGTCACAGTGAGAACTGAATGTTTGAGTTGCAAAAAGTCATTACACAAGATGTTTATCACAATGTCATTGGcgggaggagggtatagttcaagtggtaaagcacatgtctagcatgtatgaggttatgggttcaatccccagtaccttcatttgaaaaaaaaaaccccaattaataacaaataaataaatagacctagtgacccccccaaaaaaaattaaataaataaaatttctttaaaaaccaaTGACATTGGCAATAGCACATGGGAAACAACGTAAGTGCCCACTTTAGGAGCAGATTAAACAAATAGGGCACACCCACACACGTAACCATGACAAAAGGAGGTGGTGGCCCTGGGTGTGCTAACAAGGAAAGACACCCCGGTTGTATTGTTaactgaaaacaaagacaaacacgTTAGAAAAATCTACACATTTGGATGTGTCATAGAACATTTCTGGAAGGGTACACAGACTGTTAACAGAGTTTTCATCTAGGGATTGAGACTTGGATGGGAGGGTGAATTGTATTTGCCATTTAATACATTTCTGGGCCCCATTTGAGAAAAATTCTGTTTATTGTGTGCATGTGTTACTTGAAAACTAGAAAAGCACTAGTTTCAAAATTTTTGAAGAATGGGGATAGGGTTCCTCAGGTAGAAgatttgttgttttctgtgttATGTTATTGTTCATTAATTTAAAAGGATCCCTTTTAAAAGGATTCTCTTTTATCATAAATTATTAGTTCCGTTAATGTAGTCAAACTGGACTTTTTTGTCGTTGATATTAGTCCTATTGTGACTTTTAATATCTGGCAGAACATTTCTGGGTCATGTATCCAGCAACGACCCTCTATTTAGAATCTGTGGAACTAAACTTAATGTTAACCAGAGCGAATGGGGTATGATTCTGGTCCTGGTGTAAAAAGCAAGCAGAGTATTACTATCAGTCTGCAGCTTCAGGTCTGTGCTACCAGCCCATCCCCGAGGTGGCCATCTGATGTTTGGCCGGAAGGCTATATGATGACACCTCCAACCCTTGTGTCCCCCATACAGCAACTCCTGAGTGCCCCTGTTCTCATAAGACTTGAAGGAGACAGTTCCTGCTGTAGGACTGTCATCATAATCACCTCACGGGGAGGATCATTTGTCCTCCCGATAGAAAGTAGCCAAGGGCTGGGATATTTTGGTCCAGCTGACACCAGACCTACAAATACGTAACCCGGTCATCTCCCTTTCTCTCGTACTAACCGAGATGTGGCTGGACGCCGTCACCCTTTATTTCTGGGTCTTGTGTTCCTTTAGAGCGAGCACACTCACAAGAGCAGCTTTGGCCCCAAGGCCTTTGGAGAGGGGTGGAAAGTTCTAAGTATTATAATGACTTGTGGCCCCCCTCAAAGACCACATACACAGCACGCCTGTGGTGTTAACCTTTCATGGGGCGGGagtttttgaaaaaatgtctttaaaaggcTCCTTAAAGggtaataatggaaaaaaaaaaaaaggttgggaaATACTGCTTCAGAATGAAGAACTACTTCCCTATTTTTATGTCTCATCTGATAAGTTGGAATacgaagatttttttttgaagttagaTTTTTGTAAACTTTTACTGTTGAAAtttcaaatacacacaaaatcaGGATAATAGTACAAAACTGCCATCAACCCAGCTCAACCCAGACAGCAGCTCATGGATGTATTTCATTAATACCTACTCCTACTTCTCCTGGTTTTTTTGACAATCTGAGATATCATATATTTCATAAGTAAACATTTCATGGAATCTCTAAaaataaaggctttttaaaaaacaaaactaaaataccACAATGTACTACCCCCCAGAATTAATAATTATCTGATACTATCAAATAATTTGTTAGTAGTCAAATATcccacatttttgttttttcagttaattTGTTCTACCCAGGATCCAAAGTCCACGTttggttgtcatttttttttttaattggggtatagttgatttacaatattagtttcaggtatgtaACATAGTGCTTCAAAATTTTTGTAGACTATACCCTGcttaagttattaaaaaatactggctttattccctgtgctgtgcaatatatccttatagcttatttattttatacgtagtgGTTTATATCTCTTCATCTCCTACCCCTGCATcgcccctcctcccatccctctctCCGCTGGTCACCACTCGTTTGTTCTCTGTAGTTGTGAGTCTCTTTGTTTTGTCATggtcacttatttgttttatttttcagattccacatataagtgataatacacatatttgtctttctctgacatttcactaagcacctccagctccatccatgttgtcgcaaatagcaaaacttcattctttttatggctgagtagtgtttcaTTGTGTCCATATATAAACCACGTtgtctttacccattcatctgatacttgggttgtttccctatcttggctattataaataatgtactGCTTTGAACAATGGGGTGGTATTTTCTTCCATCAAGAGGCTCCTAACgtcctctctctttcctgatgGTATCAGCCAGTGTGACCACTGACTGTTTAGACCCATTAGTTCATTAGGTGTTGCCAAATGGTGATGTTGtaactctctcctttcttcttcatttgttagctgaaatacattttagaaaaaaaaatttctctcaacAGCTATTTTGATTATCCTAAGTGCAGTTTATACCAGAAAGGCAGAttaaatgcttgattctttccttttgtttaacaGTTTCAGAGTAATGACTTGCTTCCCAGTTGTCCTCCAGAGGTGACCAATTTCTTTCCTTAGAATCATTATTAACTGAGGATTTTAACACTCTGGATGTGTTTGAATACGTTTTGGTAGTTGTTCTAATTGATGTTCAAATTGtcccattctttttttaagtaggaGTCTCCTCAAATTATTTTCTgagcccatttttttaaatttcacttttgaaTTGAGGTACAGTGTTTTTGCTAGTGAGTCTTTTTAACATGACCTCATTGGTCtttaatacataaaacagaaaacagagtgAAGATAGAGGGAAGGGAGTATTCATACCAGCTTCAACGAGCATGGACTCGTGGCCACTCTTATTTCATCTGTACCCCTCCATCGACTCCCCACATCCCCAGTCCTGGGATTAtatgaaaacatatccacacatCATATTATTTCACCCCTAAATACTTTAGGATGAAACTCTAAAGAAAAAGACTCTCTTCTTAAATGTAACCATTCTTTATTACACTTCAAAAATTGTAACAGTAAGCCACTAATAGCATCAAATAAGTTGAGTATGTTTTAACAGTTTTATGGAGCTATAATTGGTATACACATATTTAGAGTGTGCAGTGTGATAAGTTTCAGCGAAGTAAACACCTGtgaaactatcaccacaatcaagatagtgaaCGTATCCAACGCTCCCAAAGCCTCTTCCCATCCCCTGTATaagccctccttcctgcccctccccattcTAATAAGTGTACAGTGGTATCTCactggtttaatttgcatttctctaaggactaataatattgagcatcttttcatgtgcttatttgcaaCCTTATCTCTTCCTTGGTGAAGTGTCCATTCccatcttttgcccattttatttgATGCTTCATAGCATCAagtaaattaaatcattttaaagttacttttacaatcaggaaaaatacaaatacaccTTCATTGTAGCAAAATTTGCAGgagtgaggaaaatgaaaataaattgaccCTCATCCCACCTGAGATTCAATCATGTTAACATTgcattttgctgttttcttctaGACAATTTTCTGTGCATACTTGAAATAGCCCTTCTATTATGTAGTCATTCcacaactatttatttatttatttatttatttttaaagttgatctctctctcttctttttttaagatttttttgaagcgtgatttatttatttagttttttgggagggagggggcggtaattaggtttatttatttctgtatttttagagactgtattggggattgaacccaggaccttgtgcatgctaagcatgcgctctaccacttgagctataccctcccccctacaaatatttattgagatcgGTTGTGACCCAGGTGCTCATTTAGAAAAGGGATCTCAGTCCTGAACCAGGCAAGCCCTGCTTTCATAGCACAGACACTATTGAGATCAGATGGCTATGCATCTTTGAATCTTTTTTCTCCTAATGTTGTAACATAAGCATTATCCAAAGCTCCTCCTGTGCATTCCTCAATGGCTGTATGAATTCTGGGCTAAATATCTCCTGCACCTTCAGTACTGAGGTCACAGATTTCACTCTTTCTTTGTTACACACAAGGCAACACTTAATATTTTGTGCATGAGACCTTCtgtatttcagattatttttatgaAGTGGTGCCCACTAATTTCTTTCCCAAAAGGTTGGGTTCTACCAGCAGGGCCTAGGGGCTTGTTTCTCGTCCCGTCTCCCCTCCGCAGCCGCAGAGAGAGACTGAATCTGTATATAATGTAGCCAACAGATGGCTCACTTGGCCTCTTCTTCCTCtacattcattcttttcattgttaGTACAAGTCACATGGCAGAGGGTATGAGACCACGGAAGGAGTGTGGGTGGGGAGCAGACCACTGTGGTTGTAATGAGTCCCTGCGCCCTCCTCATCCTCTGCAGGCCGTGAACCCAGGCAGATCCCTGTTCCTGCTGTACGCCCTCAAGAGCTCCCCGAGACTCGGTCTGCTGTACCTCTACCTGTTTGACTATACAGACACCTTCCTGCCCTTCATCCACACCATCTGCCCTCTGCAAGAAGATGGCTCCGGGGAAGACATCCTCACCAAGCTTCTGGTATGTCTGCAGGGGGCCTTGACTGGCCTTACGCTACCATTCTTCAGCGTGGGATGGATTTGGCAACATGGCTGTAACCTGTCTGGGAAAAGCAAACAGCATGAGCCTTCATTTGAATTTTGCAAGGAGAGCCCCtacagaaggaaagagagcagGAACTTCCCCACTCCCAGAAGTCAGTTTTGTTCCCTGCATTGCATAGCAACATGGATTTCTCTCTAGACTtgaaatatttaggaagaaaaaaaaaaaacaaaaaccagcatTGCTTCTGTTATGAAAGAAGATACCATGGGTCCCAATTGCCCAAAGGTTGCATTTATGGGCCCTCTAGGTTGATAATCTGTCTCTTAACAGGATCCCCAAAGGATGATTATTTGTCCTACCACAAGGCAGGGTTAGTATCCATCCTGTTGGCCTCAGAACGGTAAGCCATCATTCAACTCACTGATGGGAGTTGTCACATCAGCTGACCACAGGGCCCTTGGCAGGGATAGTTACCGCCGCAGCTCTGGTTTCTTTAGTCTGACCCATGGATTCCTCCAGAATGCTCGGTGGAGCCCATTGACTCGGGATGGTCCTGTCTATTTGGTCATTTGAGGGTAATTCCTTTACATTGGTTCTTTCTGACCTGTTCTCATTCTACCACAGATGAGCTGTTAAATTTGGGAAGTTGAGCTACACTTGCAGtgatgaagaaattttaaaaccgGTCAATTATGATGCATTTCAATCTCATTATTAATAACTCatgctttgatttttttactTCTGAGCTTCTGCAGTTAAATAACAAGCTTCTCAGTTCAGCCTTTTTGGTAACAGTTATCCCGTGTAAGATTAATCATTGCAAGGCAAGTCGGTGGATAGAAATCTCGTTTTAGATTGttggatggatgtgtgtgtgttaataaaCGTAAAACGCACTGGGATGACCACAGAATTTTGTGTGAACGTCAATCCTCATGATTTTTTGTGTCCACTTTTCTTTGTTTGTATTTACTTGTGTGTTATTTTTTGAAGGATCTTAGAGAGCCCACGTGGAAACAGTGGAGAGAATTCCTGGTCAAGTACTCCTTCCTGCCATACCAGCTGATGGCCGAGTTTGCTTGGGACTGGCTGGAGGTCCATTACTGGACGTCACGGTTTCTCATCGTCAATGCCATGCTACTCTCAGTTCTGGAATTATTCTCCTTTTGGAGGATCTGGTCAAGAAGTGAACTGAAGTAAGTGTGTGTTTATGTTGGAGATGGTAGGAGCAGCAGAGACTGGGAAAGAAACACCAAGTGGAGGAGAAGTCCTCTTTGAAGTGTTATTCAAACGTGAGAGGACCTTCGGGGCTCTGGTTTAGAAACATTGCTTAAGCAGCGAATGGGAGATGATGGGGGTTTGAGGGTGGGGGGGCTGCGATGGTGCTCGTTGTTAAAGTGCGTCTCCATGTGCCTTTTCCCCACATGATGCCCCAGATAGTTCCTGGGGGCAGGAGTGTGTGTGAAGGAGTTTAATAATTAAGGAATAAACAAGTGAGAAGAAGGTACTTCATGGAAAGCCGTGGTATGGCAGAGCATAAAGAGATCTGACGAGGAATTCTGTCGGCATGTGTTCTAATCCTGCTCTACCACCAACTGGGACAGTAATAATATCTCTGGATTTATGCATAAAATGAGAGAGTTGGACTAGACAGTCACTGAGTCAGGacttttggttgcaagtgacagaaaccaacCTAAATTGGCTTTCCTACAAAGGGACATGCCCAGTGAAAGCTTCCTGCATGGTTGGACCCGGAGACCCGAGTTCTGTCATCAGGGCtgactctccctcccccagctctgctcttccctgtgctgttcagcCTCAACAGCTCTCTTTGTGCGGGGGTCCTTAGCGGCTCTGGGTGTAGATCTGAGCAGCCAGGCAGCCCTGGAGGAAAGAGAGCGCTTCGCTCCCTGGTGCGCTTGAGGAGGTCTCGGCTCACACGCCTTTGCTCACACCCATCCCACAGTGCAGGGGTCTGCAGGGTCGGACGCCCGCGTGCACTCACCCCCCAGCCAGGCCTCAGCCCCACCCAGGCCACATGAATTGCCAGGGGAGGCATCCCAAAGGAAAATTCAGAAGGTGCTTCCGGAAGACAGGGTAGCTGCTGGGCAGGCAGAAGTCACGAGTCACCACACCAGCATCCTTTCTGCCTAAAATTGCCCAGGACTCAGAGGGCTCTTGGCCTCATCAATGAAGAGCAACCTTATACATAGTTCCAAGGACTTGACAAGACCCTCCCTCGTCTATTTCAATTCTCTGAATTCACTTATTCGTGCAGTTAATTGAGCCCCTACTCTGCCCCTGGTTCTCTGCTGGACACCGCCGATCTTTTGGTAAAGAAGGCAGTCTGTACTCTGAAGGCCTACAGCCAGAGACCAAGTGGGTGGAGTTGCGGGCTGAACTGGGAAGGCCTCACCTGTGTGGGGC
Encoded proteins:
- the BFAR gene encoding LOW QUALITY PROTEIN: bifunctional apoptosis regulator (The sequence of the model RefSeq protein was modified relative to this genomic sequence to represent the inferred CDS: inserted 1 base in 1 codon) produces the protein MEESPQNDLNTMSPEEDDPPKSTSPQISVNEFSCHCCYDXLVNPTTLNCGHSFCRHCLALWWVSSKKTECPECREKWEGFPKVNILLRDAIEKLFPDAIKMRFEDIQQNNDIVQSLAAFQKYGNDQIPIAPNAGRAHQQRGGGFFSGVLTALTGVAVVLLVYHWSSRESEHDLLVHKPVTKWTAEEVVLWLEQLGPWASLYRDRFLSERVNGRLLLTLTEEEFSRAPYTIENSSHRRAILMELERVKALGVKPPQNLWEYKAVNPGRSLFLLYALKSSPRLGLLYLYLFDYTDTFLPFIHTICPLQEDGSGEDILTKLLDLREPTWKQWREFLVKYSFLPYQLMAEFAWDWLEVHYWTSRFLIVNAMLLSVLELFSFWRIWSRSELKTVPQRMWSHFWKVSTQGLFVAMFWPLIPQFICNCLFYWALYFNPIINIDLVVKEVRRLETQVL